Proteins encoded within one genomic window of Acidimicrobiales bacterium:
- a CDS encoding PIG-L deacetylase family protein gives MTGALPDLTGMLVVCAHPDDESFGVGALIHAFATGGTEVTILCFTHGEASTLHGIDGDLTTIRAAELAAASDHLGVAGVHVLDYPDGALADQPRDALVDHVVELATDVDAEGLLVFDHGGITGHPDHQAATDAALAAADMLDLRVLAWAIPAQVAATLNQEFDTTFVGRNDDECHLTLEVDRTTQFAAIECHTSQSADNPVLRRRLLLQHDTECLRFLR, from the coding sequence ATGACCGGTGCGCTACCCGACCTGACGGGCATGCTCGTCGTGTGCGCCCACCCCGACGACGAGTCCTTCGGGGTCGGTGCCCTCATCCATGCCTTCGCGACCGGCGGAACCGAGGTCACGATCCTCTGCTTCACCCACGGTGAAGCTTCCACGCTCCACGGCATCGACGGCGACCTCACCACCATCCGAGCCGCCGAGCTCGCCGCGGCCAGCGACCACCTTGGTGTGGCCGGAGTCCACGTGCTCGACTACCCCGACGGCGCACTCGCCGATCAACCACGTGATGCCCTCGTCGACCACGTCGTGGAGCTCGCGACCGATGTCGACGCCGAGGGGCTCCTCGTCTTCGACCACGGTGGCATCACCGGCCATCCCGACCACCAGGCCGCGACCGACGCCGCGCTGGCCGCCGCCGACATGCTCGACCTCCGTGTTCTCGCATGGGCGATCCCGGCACAGGTCGCGGCCACGCTGAACCAGGAGTTCGACACGACCTTCGTGGGCCGCAACGACGACGAGTGCCACCTCACTCTGGAGGTCGACCGCACGACGCAGTTCGCCGCCATCGAATGTCACACCAGCCAGTCGGCCGACAACCCCGTGCTGCGCCGCCGTCTCCTGCTACAACACGACACCGAGTGCCTCCGCTTCCTCCGCTGA
- a CDS encoding proteasome activator: MAEQEAEPNPPDPTAMETRTEREPDVSNPAEMIRLANMFQALMTEVRELELDEAGRKRLFDIHRHAIEALKDLLSDDLEEELESLGLPIEEADASGPALRVAQAQLVGWLNGVFQGMQASVMAQQMAAGRQMGQLPQGLSQERPQLADDHAQGQYL, from the coding sequence ATGGCTGAGCAAGAGGCCGAACCCAACCCACCCGATCCAACAGCGATGGAGACGCGCACCGAGCGGGAGCCGGATGTCTCGAACCCGGCGGAGATGATCCGGCTGGCGAACATGTTCCAAGCACTCATGACCGAGGTGCGTGAGCTGGAACTGGACGAGGCGGGCCGCAAACGTCTCTTCGACATCCACCGTCATGCCATCGAAGCCCTCAAGGATCTGCTCTCCGACGACTTGGAAGAGGAGCTCGAGAGCCTCGGCCTACCCATCGAGGAGGCCGACGCGAGCGGTCCGGCGCTACGTGTCGCCCAAGCCCAGCTGGTGGGATGGCTGAACGGCGTCTTCCAGGGAATGCAGGCGTCGGTCATGGCCCAGCAGATGGCAGCGGGAAGACAGATGGGACAGCTCCCACAAGGACTCTCACAGGAGCGCCCGCAGCTCGCGGACGACCACGCTCAGGGTCAGTACCTGTAG
- a CDS encoding NfeD family protein — protein sequence MRRLGGIAWRTLVMFAVLLTVVGVPSAGAQDDQPGPVYVIEVGGTIDLGLAPFLERALDEAERAAAAAVIIEIDTFGGRLDAVIQMRDSLIDSPLRTVALVDATAFSAGALIAIAAEEIWMTPGSTMGAATPVDGTTGEVADEKTISAVRATFESTAEERGRDPRVAAAMVDDSVEIEGLVTDGQLLTLTVSQAEEFGYADGLAADRSALLDELRLADRELIELSPSFVEQLARFITNPVVASLLLLAGMLAVITDLLSGGLGIGVVAGLGLLGLFFWGHMLAGLAGWEDLALVVLGLLLIAVEVFVFPGFGVAGILGLLALGAGAFMAMIFREFDFVTNEDLVRAALTVSLTLVAVVVGTIVLIATVARRGPPSGLVLHPGVGAASSASQRTNTGWVRWFDVAAKLPADRMPTDGGRRDGTADVEESGGSAAATSSMVGATGTALSDLRPSGVADFDGERVDVVTAGDYVRRGEPIEVIVDEGYRRVVRRTDT from the coding sequence ATGCGCAGGCTCGGGGGCATTGCCTGGCGAACCCTCGTCATGTTCGCGGTGCTGCTCACCGTCGTCGGTGTCCCATCTGCCGGCGCCCAGGATGACCAGCCGGGCCCGGTCTATGTGATCGAGGTCGGCGGCACCATCGACCTCGGGCTTGCTCCCTTCCTCGAGCGGGCGCTCGACGAAGCTGAGCGGGCCGCCGCGGCGGCGGTGATCATCGAGATCGACACCTTCGGGGGACGTCTCGATGCCGTCATCCAGATGCGCGACTCGCTGATCGACAGCCCCCTGCGCACGGTCGCGCTGGTGGACGCGACCGCGTTCTCCGCAGGAGCGCTGATCGCCATCGCCGCCGAGGAGATCTGGATGACCCCGGGATCGACCATGGGGGCGGCGACCCCGGTCGACGGCACCACCGGGGAGGTGGCCGACGAGAAGACCATCTCGGCGGTGCGGGCAACGTTCGAGTCCACCGCAGAGGAGCGTGGGCGCGACCCGCGCGTCGCGGCGGCAATGGTGGACGACTCCGTCGAGATCGAAGGCCTCGTCACCGACGGCCAGCTGCTCACCCTCACGGTGTCGCAAGCGGAGGAGTTCGGCTACGCCGATGGTCTGGCCGCCGATCGCAGCGCACTGCTCGACGAGCTGAGGCTCGCCGACCGCGAGCTGATCGAGCTGAGCCCGAGCTTCGTCGAGCAACTGGCCCGCTTCATCACCAACCCCGTCGTTGCCTCGCTGCTGTTGCTGGCGGGGATGCTGGCGGTGATCACCGACCTGTTGAGCGGCGGGCTGGGGATCGGCGTGGTCGCCGGCCTGGGTCTGCTGGGGCTGTTCTTCTGGGGCCACATGCTCGCGGGGCTCGCCGGGTGGGAGGATCTGGCGCTCGTGGTGCTCGGCCTGCTCCTCATCGCGGTGGAGGTCTTCGTCTTCCCCGGGTTCGGGGTGGCAGGGATCCTCGGGCTGCTCGCGCTCGGCGCGGGAGCGTTCATGGCCATGATCTTCCGGGAGTTCGACTTCGTCACCAACGAGGACCTGGTCCGGGCCGCCCTCACGGTGAGCCTGACCCTGGTGGCGGTGGTCGTCGGCACCATCGTCCTGATCGCCACCGTTGCTCGCCGAGGACCGCCGAGCGGGCTGGTGCTGCACCCGGGGGTAGGTGCCGCTTCCTCCGCCTCCCAACGAACCAACACCGGCTGGGTCCGCTGGTTCGATGTCGCCGCCAAGCTCCCGGCCGACCGCATGCCAACCGACGGTGGCCGGCGCGACGGGACCGCTGATGTCGAGGAGAGCGGAGGGTCCGCAGCGGCCACGAGCTCGATGGTGGGGGCGACCGGGACCGCCCTCAGCGATCTACGACCCTCCGGGGTGGCCGACTTCGACGGCGAGCGGGTCGACGTGGTGACCGCGGGCGACTACGTGCGCCGGGGAGAACCGATCGAGGTCATCGTCGACGAGGGCTACCGGCGAGTCGTCAGGCGGACCGACACCTGA
- a CDS encoding MMPL family transporter, translating to MRRLLDLFSRPATRHPVWVLVGLGLVTMAMGWSATKLEMEVDLAAFADEDSEVVAALDRVQSEFGVAESAIQVLVDAGPGGDVLDADGLRVVEEVRERVEDVLGDRIRLDVDDSPAVRSLAGIVADALEDRGTSLTGASDQEVRGALGDLLDLRPQLARFISFERDLDVPSARATFVLVELAPRLSDEESLDAMRDVEAMLSDGHGEGVGAGGPSVLVFSADLLMDGLLEEVEREMPTLLGLALLVVLVLLWFILRSVTDLVVGLAGLIMIVVWTLGLVVVLGPQVLDWRGEFSQIGIVIPVLLVGLGIDYTVHLVFRHREQRSAGDAPAVAASRSLHTVGAALVLATAATALGFASNAAAPLTVIADVGIFTAFGVICAFVVMALLVSAVNTLRGRRTMAVSTRIRHRATDRMFAAPVWLASRAPVVALAVGAVLAVSALSVSSELETTFDTTDFVPEDSDIGRTFETQSELFGGDLAETTYVIVDGDLGDPQLLAAMLVGHDALGRVDQVRSVNGQAEARSIATLALTAARELTGDADPDLASLAAGVDDLGPLYDQLRDAAGATVVAELLADDATAGVVHIQTTAGTGSETERMRVQIEQAFAPVVAAGATITVTSEQLVLSEMAEELRVFQTRSIVIAMVSVLVLLVAYYGGVQRRPTLGIAALLPAAFSATMLFGAMWFLGISFNPVTSTITAISLGIGVPYGIHVVNRFTEEIGHGHDPATATRATIERTGMALTGSAVTTLGAFVVLSSSGLGPVRQLGLLGALSITFALLGALLLEPGALMLWARHHLARGEPARVVSADPPPG from the coding sequence GTGCGTCGCCTGCTCGATCTGTTCTCACGTCCCGCGACCAGACATCCGGTGTGGGTCCTGGTCGGGCTGGGGTTGGTCACCATGGCGATGGGCTGGTCCGCCACCAAGCTCGAGATGGAGGTCGACCTGGCGGCCTTCGCCGACGAGGACTCCGAGGTGGTCGCCGCGCTCGACCGGGTCCAGAGCGAGTTCGGTGTAGCCGAAAGCGCCATCCAGGTGCTGGTGGACGCGGGGCCCGGCGGCGATGTTCTCGACGCTGACGGGCTACGAGTGGTCGAGGAGGTACGGGAACGGGTCGAAGACGTGCTGGGTGACCGGATCCGACTCGACGTCGACGACTCCCCCGCGGTTCGTTCACTCGCCGGGATCGTTGCCGATGCCCTGGAGGATCGTGGCACCTCGCTGACCGGGGCGAGTGACCAAGAGGTCCGCGGGGCTCTCGGTGACCTCCTCGACCTCCGACCGCAGCTGGCGCGGTTCATCAGCTTCGAGCGCGACCTGGACGTCCCGTCGGCACGGGCCACGTTCGTGCTCGTCGAGCTCGCCCCTCGTCTCAGCGACGAGGAGAGCCTCGACGCGATGCGCGACGTGGAGGCGATGCTCTCGGATGGCCACGGCGAGGGAGTCGGAGCCGGTGGACCCTCGGTGCTGGTCTTCAGCGCCGACCTGCTCATGGACGGGCTGCTCGAGGAGGTCGAGCGGGAGATGCCGACGCTGCTCGGTCTGGCGCTGCTGGTGGTGCTGGTGCTCCTGTGGTTCATCCTGCGCTCGGTCACCGATCTGGTCGTTGGCCTGGCCGGTCTGATCATGATCGTGGTGTGGACCCTCGGCCTGGTCGTCGTCCTCGGGCCCCAGGTCCTGGATTGGCGCGGCGAGTTCAGCCAGATCGGCATCGTGATCCCGGTCCTGCTCGTTGGTCTCGGCATCGACTACACGGTCCATCTGGTGTTCCGTCATCGCGAGCAGCGATCGGCCGGGGACGCGCCGGCCGTCGCGGCTTCTCGCTCGCTCCACACGGTCGGCGCCGCGCTCGTGCTCGCCACCGCCGCGACCGCGCTCGGCTTCGCGTCGAACGCCGCCGCGCCCCTCACGGTCATCGCCGACGTGGGGATCTTCACCGCCTTCGGGGTGATCTGTGCGTTCGTGGTCATGGCGCTGCTCGTCTCGGCGGTGAACACGCTCCGGGGTCGGCGAACCATGGCAGTGAGCACCCGGATCCGGCACCGCGCCACTGACCGAATGTTCGCCGCGCCGGTGTGGCTGGCCTCCCGCGCCCCGGTCGTCGCGCTGGCGGTCGGTGCGGTGTTGGCCGTGTCGGCGCTGAGCGTCTCCTCGGAGCTGGAGACCACCTTCGACACCACTGACTTCGTGCCCGAGGACTCCGACATCGGCCGGACCTTCGAGACCCAGTCCGAGCTGTTCGGCGGTGACCTGGCGGAGACGACCTATGTGATCGTCGACGGCGACCTCGGTGACCCGCAGCTGCTCGCGGCGATGCTGGTCGGACACGACGCGCTCGGTCGGGTCGATCAGGTTCGCAGCGTCAACGGCCAAGCCGAGGCCCGCTCCATCGCCACCCTCGCGCTGACCGCAGCGCGGGAGCTCACCGGCGATGCCGACCCCGACCTGGCCTCGCTCGCGGCCGGGGTCGACGACCTGGGCCCCCTCTATGACCAGCTGCGTGACGCAGCCGGGGCAACGGTGGTAGCCGAGCTCCTCGCCGACGACGCCACCGCCGGGGTGGTCCACATCCAGACGACGGCCGGGACGGGTTCGGAGACCGAACGGATGCGGGTGCAGATCGAGCAGGCGTTCGCACCGGTCGTCGCCGCTGGCGCCACGATCACCGTCACCAGCGAGCAACTCGTCCTCTCCGAGATGGCCGAGGAGCTCCGCGTCTTTCAGACGAGGTCGATCGTCATCGCCATGGTCTCGGTCCTGGTCCTGCTGGTCGCCTACTACGGGGGTGTGCAGCGGCGTCCCACCTTGGGCATCGCGGCCCTCCTTCCAGCCGCCTTCAGCGCAACGATGCTGTTCGGTGCGATGTGGTTCCTCGGCATCAGCTTCAACCCCGTCACCTCGACGATCACCGCGATCTCGCTCGGGATCGGCGTTCCCTACGGGATCCACGTCGTGAACCGCTTCACCGAGGAGATCGGCCACGGACACGACCCCGCCACTGCGACCCGGGCCACGATCGAGCGCACGGGAATGGCCTTGACCGGGTCCGCGGTCACCACCCTTGGCGCATTCGTGGTGCTGTCATCGTCGGGCCTCGGGCCGGTCCGCCAGCTCGGGCTGCTCGGGGCGCTGAGCATCACCTTCGCGCTGCTCGGCGCACTGCTGCTCGAACCCGGCGCCCTGATGTTGTGGGCCCGTCACCACCTGGCGCGCGGCGAGCCCGCCCGTGTGGTTTCCGCCGACCCGCCGCCGGGGTAG
- a CDS encoding redoxin domain-containing protein produces the protein MRQRLHIRAAAALAVVVLVGAACSGGSDDDPAGGEGAATVPDTVEEPEPEEEPAAGETFDSVFAGAATLDGEEFDGGRLAGTKTVLWFWAPWCTSCRAEGPEVAEVAERHGDDVRVIGVPGRGQVNAMEQFVDDTGTGALEHVVDDDGSIWTAFGVYGQPAFAFIDDTGQIEVFVGTLGSALDDRVATLAGA, from the coding sequence ATGCGCCAACGTCTCCACATCCGCGCCGCTGCCGCTCTGGCGGTGGTGGTCCTCGTTGGTGCCGCCTGCAGCGGAGGGAGCGATGACGACCCGGCCGGGGGAGAGGGAGCGGCAACCGTACCGGACACAGTGGAAGAGCCAGAGCCAGAGGAAGAGCCAGCTGCCGGGGAGACGTTCGACTCGGTCTTCGCCGGTGCGGCCACCCTCGACGGCGAGGAGTTCGACGGCGGCCGACTCGCCGGCACCAAGACCGTGTTGTGGTTCTGGGCGCCCTGGTGCACCAGCTGCCGGGCCGAAGGCCCAGAGGTCGCAGAGGTCGCGGAACGCCACGGCGACGATGTCCGCGTCATCGGCGTTCCCGGTCGGGGACAGGTGAACGCCATGGAGCAGTTCGTCGACGACACCGGCACCGGTGCACTGGAACACGTCGTCGACGACGACGGCAGCATCTGGACCGCGTTCGGGGTGTACGGCCAACCGGCGTTCGCCTTCATCGACGACACCGGCCAGATCGAGGTGT
- the floA gene encoding flotillin-like protein FloA (flotillin-like protein involved in membrane lipid rafts), with product MDSSAIILIVIAAAVVVVGSLLFYFVPLGLWVTAIFSGVRVRIGTLIGMRLRKVVPSAIIRPLISATKAEIDLEIGQMEAHFLAGGNVDRVVTALISADRANIELPWKRATAIDLAGRDVLQAVQMSVNPKVIDTPRVAAVAKDGIQVVAVARVTVRANIERLVGGAGEETIIARVGEGTVSGIGSADSHKWVLENPDAISTRVLDRGLDAGTAFEILSIDIADVDIGRNVGAELQTAQAEADKNIAQARAEERRAMAVAEEQEMRARVVEAEAQVPLALAEALRSGNLGVMDHYRMQNVQADTQMRSSIAGEDEQS from the coding sequence ATGGACAGTAGTGCCATCATCTTGATCGTCATCGCCGCGGCCGTCGTGGTCGTCGGCTCGCTGCTCTTCTACTTCGTTCCGCTCGGCCTGTGGGTCACCGCCATCTTCTCCGGGGTCCGGGTCCGCATCGGGACCCTGATCGGGATGCGGCTGCGCAAGGTGGTCCCCAGCGCGATCATCCGGCCGCTGATCAGCGCCACCAAGGCCGAGATCGACCTCGAGATCGGGCAGATGGAAGCTCACTTCCTCGCCGGCGGCAACGTCGACCGGGTGGTCACCGCGCTGATCTCGGCCGACCGGGCCAACATCGAGCTCCCGTGGAAGCGGGCGACGGCGATCGACCTCGCCGGACGCGACGTGCTGCAGGCGGTGCAGATGAGCGTCAACCCGAAGGTCATCGACACGCCGCGGGTGGCGGCGGTCGCCAAGGACGGCATCCAGGTCGTGGCCGTCGCCCGTGTCACCGTGCGGGCCAACATCGAGCGGTTGGTCGGCGGTGCCGGCGAGGAGACGATCATCGCCCGCGTCGGCGAGGGCACCGTGTCGGGCATCGGCTCCGCCGACTCCCACAAGTGGGTGCTCGAGAACCCCGACGCCATCTCGACCAGGGTGCTCGACCGGGGCCTCGATGCCGGAACCGCCTTCGAGATCCTCTCCATCGACATCGCCGACGTCGACATCGGACGCAACGTCGGCGCCGAACTGCAGACCGCCCAGGCCGAGGCCGACAAGAACATCGCCCAGGCACGGGCCGAGGAGCGCCGGGCGATGGCCGTCGCCGAGGAACAGGAGATGCGCGCACGAGTCGTCGAGGCCGAGGCCCAGGTTCCGTTGGCCCTCGCCGAAGCGCTGCGGAGCGGCAACCTCGGTGTGATGGATCACTACCGCATGCAGAACGTGCAGGCCGACACCCAGATGCGGTCCTCGATCGCCGGCGAGGACGAGCAGAGCTGA